Proteins encoded within one genomic window of Bacillus sp. 1NLA3E:
- a CDS encoding branched-chain amino acid ABC transporter substrate-binding protein, which produces MISKKKLFSLFMICTLVLGIISGCSQSDKTSKTDEGGSKKGTTVIKIATQSPLSGGSATLGEAIKLGAQLALDEQKVKFKELGFDLQLVPYDDQGDPKKGVANAQLIGADQAVLGVIGHLNSGVSIPSSETYEKYAIPMISPASTATDVTDRGLKAVNRIVARDDFQGPAGAEYAVKTLKAKKIFIIQDKTAYGSGLSDAFKVGAEKLGADIVGFEGITVGEKDFNGVLNLVSSKKPDLIYYGGLYAEGGLLVKQARDKGIDVPFMGGDGLDSSTFVEIAGDAVKNSYITSVAGDVTKTEAGKKFSEDYKKKFNKNVESYSAYAYDSMGVMLTALEDAIKESDGKAPPRKQVRDSVRAIKDYKGLVTKVGFDKKGDNKFAKIFIYKFDEAAYPAILDGEISK; this is translated from the coding sequence ATGATTTCTAAAAAGAAGCTTTTTTCATTATTTATGATATGTACTTTAGTACTTGGAATTATCAGCGGATGTTCACAATCAGATAAAACCTCAAAAACGGATGAAGGTGGTTCGAAAAAAGGGACAACGGTTATAAAAATTGCTACTCAGTCCCCATTATCCGGCGGAAGCGCAACATTGGGAGAAGCAATTAAGCTTGGTGCACAGTTAGCATTAGATGAACAAAAAGTTAAATTTAAAGAATTAGGCTTTGATTTACAATTGGTTCCATATGATGACCAGGGCGATCCTAAAAAGGGTGTGGCAAATGCGCAATTGATTGGTGCTGACCAAGCAGTTCTTGGAGTAATTGGACACTTAAATTCTGGAGTTTCCATCCCTTCATCGGAAACGTATGAAAAATATGCTATTCCAATGATTTCACCTGCTAGCACTGCAACTGATGTTACGGACCGTGGGTTAAAAGCCGTAAACCGTATCGTTGCAAGAGATGATTTTCAAGGTCCAGCCGGGGCTGAGTACGCTGTAAAAACTTTGAAAGCCAAGAAGATTTTTATCATCCAAGACAAAACGGCTTATGGTTCAGGTTTATCAGATGCATTTAAAGTAGGTGCAGAGAAATTAGGTGCTGATATCGTTGGTTTTGAAGGAATTACTGTGGGTGAGAAAGATTTTAACGGTGTTCTAAATCTAGTGAGTTCAAAAAAACCAGATTTAATCTACTATGGTGGACTTTATGCAGAAGGGGGACTGCTAGTTAAACAAGCGCGTGATAAAGGTATAGATGTACCGTTTATGGGAGGCGATGGTCTTGATTCCTCAACTTTTGTTGAAATAGCCGGCGATGCCGTGAAAAATTCTTACATCACCTCTGTTGCTGGTGATGTTACAAAAACCGAAGCAGGGAAGAAATTCTCAGAAGACTATAAGAAAAAGTTTAATAAAAACGTAGAGTCCTATTCCGCTTATGCCTACGATAGTATGGGCGTCATGTTAACTGCTTTAGAAGATGCTATTAAAGAATCTGATGGAAAGGCGCCTCCTCGTAAGCAAGTAAGAGACTCAGTGCGTGCAATTAAAGACTATAAAGGTTTAGTAACTAAAGTAGGCTTTGATAAAAAAGGAGATAACAAGTTTGCAAAGATATTTATTTACAAATTTGATGAAGCTGCTTATCCGGCTATATTAGACGGAGAAATCAGCAAATAG
- a CDS encoding branched-chain amino acid ABC transporter permease — translation MILFTDIIHTLPQVMIDGLTLGAVYAVIALGYTMVYGILELINFAHGEIFMTGAFIGTAVLLGLTSFEWISVIPAIISLIFVLLLTSILTGFIGMGIERVAYRPLRNAPKLIALITAIGISFLLQDIVRFITELYKGNYIVSTPSLFNNQIHLKVSSILSQFQNVSFKSSFLVVLIVAFIMMIGLDFFVNRTKWGMAMRAVAQDRETAALMSINVNKVISVTFFIGSALGGATGVLFAIQYGTIDPYIGFILGIKAFTAAVLGGIGNIRGAMAGGMILGLVEMFAAANLSGLTGGIFGAEYKDVFAFIILIVVLIFKPEGLFGKAIAEKV, via the coding sequence ATGATTTTGTTTACTGACATCATTCATACTCTACCACAGGTGATGATCGATGGTCTGACCTTAGGAGCAGTCTATGCAGTAATTGCTCTAGGCTACACCATGGTTTACGGAATACTAGAATTGATAAATTTTGCCCATGGTGAAATTTTTATGACAGGAGCTTTCATTGGAACAGCTGTATTGTTGGGTCTGACAAGTTTTGAGTGGATATCTGTCATTCCGGCTATTATTTCTCTTATCTTTGTTTTACTTTTGACTAGCATATTAACTGGCTTTATTGGTATGGGGATTGAAAGAGTGGCTTATAGACCGCTGCGCAATGCTCCAAAACTTATTGCCTTAATTACGGCAATTGGAATTTCGTTTCTTTTGCAAGATATCGTTCGATTTATTACAGAATTATATAAAGGGAATTATATTGTCTCAACTCCCAGTTTATTTAATAATCAAATCCATCTGAAGGTCTCGTCTATCCTTTCCCAATTTCAGAATGTTTCATTTAAAAGCTCGTTTCTTGTTGTATTAATTGTTGCATTCATCATGATGATTGGCTTAGACTTTTTTGTTAACCGAACAAAATGGGGAATGGCAATGCGGGCCGTTGCCCAAGATCGTGAAACGGCTGCGTTGATGTCAATAAATGTTAATAAGGTAATTTCCGTTACCTTTTTCATTGGTTCAGCCTTAGGTGGAGCAACGGGTGTGTTGTTTGCGATTCAGTATGGAACAATTGATCCTTATATTGGCTTTATTTTAGGAATAAAAGCATTTACTGCGGCAGTGCTTGGTGGAATAGGAAATATTCGTGGAGCAATGGCAGGTGGAATGATCCTAGGACTAGTTGAAATGTTTGCAGCGGCAAACCTATCAGGCTTAACGGGCGGTATTTTCGGTGCTGAATACAAAGACGTATTCGCCTTCATTATTTTGATTGTGGTCCTAATCTTTAAACCAGAAGGATTATTTGGAAAAGCTATCGCAGAGAAAGTGTAG
- a CDS encoding branched-chain amino acid ABC transporter permease, translating into MRKIWSFFQANRLAQVVLFVLYVVVTTLSLYLAQKSVVAFLLLLSSLLFLYFLNLSNMLKWIIGFFILAVLLPFAASHGPAYQSYMEVATLVGIYVSMALGLNIVVGLAGLLDLGFVAFFAVGAYTYGIFTTAQAANFMPFGHYPLSGETFWIFILIGCFVAALFGILLGIPVLRVKGDYLAIVTLGFGEIIRIVFNNLDRPINITNGAMGLSSITPPTIFGISLIFPSQFYYVVLGLFLIVVYTVRRLEHSKIGRAWKAVRENEIAAQSMGIPLVKTKLTAFAIGASFSGMMGVVFAAKQTFVDPTSFTLLESITILVMVLLGGMGSVPGVILGASVITILNLQVLTEITNWLNQLSLNGVVSVPDALSPAKMQRFIFGALLILFALYRPQGLLPAKNMKFDPTKLQPIQKQTAESDPFSLNEEKAKAKA; encoded by the coding sequence ATGAGGAAAATATGGAGTTTTTTTCAAGCGAATAGATTAGCTCAAGTTGTCTTGTTCGTCCTCTATGTTGTGGTTACGACCTTGAGTTTGTACTTAGCCCAGAAATCGGTCGTAGCGTTTCTGTTACTGTTATCTTCACTACTTTTCTTATATTTTCTGAACCTTTCTAATATGTTGAAATGGATCATAGGCTTCTTTATTTTAGCTGTACTTTTGCCATTTGCCGCGAGTCATGGACCAGCATATCAATCCTATATGGAAGTAGCAACATTAGTGGGTATTTATGTTTCAATGGCACTTGGACTTAACATTGTCGTTGGTCTTGCGGGGCTACTAGACTTAGGATTTGTCGCCTTTTTTGCAGTTGGTGCTTATACATATGGAATATTTACAACGGCTCAAGCTGCTAACTTTATGCCATTTGGACACTATCCACTGTCAGGTGAAACCTTTTGGATATTTATCCTGATAGGCTGTTTTGTGGCAGCATTATTCGGAATATTATTAGGGATCCCTGTGCTTCGTGTAAAGGGAGACTATCTAGCTATAGTCACGTTAGGATTCGGAGAAATAATCCGTATTGTTTTTAATAATTTGGATCGACCCATCAATATTACAAATGGGGCAATGGGTCTTTCTTCCATCACCCCACCAACTATTTTTGGAATCAGTCTTATTTTTCCAAGTCAATTTTATTATGTAGTTCTTGGGTTATTCTTAATTGTTGTCTATACGGTTAGAAGGCTCGAACACTCAAAAATTGGCCGTGCTTGGAAAGCGGTCAGAGAAAATGAAATTGCTGCACAATCAATGGGAATCCCGCTTGTGAAAACAAAGCTAACTGCATTTGCAATTGGAGCATCATTTTCAGGAATGATGGGCGTAGTATTTGCTGCCAAACAAACTTTTGTGGACCCGACAAGTTTTACGTTGTTAGAATCAATTACCATTCTTGTTATGGTCCTCCTTGGAGGGATGGGAAGTGTTCCAGGAGTGATTTTGGGAGCTTCTGTCATCACAATTTTAAATTTACAGGTATTAACTGAAATAACCAACTGGCTTAATCAATTAAGCTTAAATGGTGTCGTCTCTGTTCCCGACGCTTTGTCACCAGCTAAAATGCAAAGATTCATTTTTGGAGCACTTCTTATTTTATTTGCCTTATATCGTCCACAAGGATTGTTGCCTGCTAAAAATATGAAATTTGATCCTACAAAACTACAGCCAATCCAAAAGCAAACCGCAGAATCTGACCCTTTTTCGTTGAATGAAGAAAAAGCAAAAGCAAAAGCATAG